The following are from one region of the Shinella sp. PSBB067 genome:
- a CDS encoding anti-sigma factor domain-containing protein, whose amino-acid sequence MTAFDREMRKPCCDEVIAGEYVLGMLSADECRKVEARLRRDGQFAAMVGRWQENLATSDDDAALHLPPGMRAPIGQDLLVDTPCDAVFSGRVSGGCWHSLTLWRAFAFASFAVAAGLTLSLSALLAPRPVSGGRLVADLSGGNAAVGLLARYDDASGALEVTPVAAGGKKAGSLEFWLSETGKPPVSLGILPQTGEGRFAVPPDVRGRLAEGATISVSLEPSGGSPTGGMTGPVLATGAARFD is encoded by the coding sequence ATGACGGCGTTCGACCGAGAGATGAGGAAACCGTGCTGCGACGAGGTGATCGCGGGCGAATACGTGCTCGGGATGCTCTCCGCCGACGAGTGCCGAAAGGTCGAGGCGCGGCTGCGGCGGGATGGCCAGTTCGCGGCCATGGTGGGCCGCTGGCAGGAAAACCTCGCCACCTCCGACGACGATGCGGCGCTGCACCTGCCGCCCGGCATGCGCGCGCCCATCGGGCAGGACCTTCTCGTCGATACCCCGTGCGACGCCGTCTTTTCCGGCAGGGTCTCCGGTGGTTGCTGGCATTCGCTGACGCTCTGGCGCGCCTTCGCCTTCGCCTCCTTCGCGGTTGCCGCCGGCCTTACGCTTTCGCTGAGCGCGCTTCTTGCGCCGCGCCCCGTCAGCGGTGGCCGGCTGGTCGCCGACCTTTCCGGCGGGAATGCCGCGGTCGGCCTCCTCGCCCGCTATGACGATGCGAGCGGGGCCTTGGAGGTCACGCCCGTCGCCGCCGGTGGGAAGAAGGCCGGATCGCTGGAATTCTGGCTGTCGGAAACGGGCAAGCCACCCGTTTCGCTCGGCATCCTGCCGCAGACGGGAGAGGGTCGCTTCGCTGTGCCGCCGGACGTGCGCGGCCGGCTTGCCGAGGGCGCAACCATTTCCGTCAGCCTCGAACCGTCAGGCGGCTCGCCGACCGGCGGCATGACCGGCCCGGTGCTCGCCACCGGCGCCGCCCGCTTCGACTGA
- the argB gene encoding acetylglutamate kinase: MSLTESETQARLLAQALPYMQRYENKTIVVKYGGHAMGNPELGKAFASDIALLKQSGVNPIVVHGGGPQIGAMLTKMGIESKFEGGLRVTDQKTVEIVEMVLAGSINKEIVALINQTGEWAIGLCGKDGNMVFAEKAKKTVVDPDSNIERILDLGFVGEVVEVDRTLIDLLAKSEMIPVIAPVAPGRDGHTYNINADTFAGAIAGALNATRLLFLTDVPGVLDSNGQLIKELSVAEARALIKDGTISGGMIPKVETCIEAIKAGVQGVVILNGKTAHSVLLELFTEHGAGTLLVP; this comes from the coding sequence ATGTCCCTGACCGAAAGCGAAACCCAAGCCCGTCTTCTTGCCCAGGCCCTGCCCTACATGCAGCGCTACGAGAACAAGACCATCGTCGTGAAGTACGGCGGCCATGCCATGGGCAATCCGGAGCTCGGCAAGGCGTTCGCCAGCGACATCGCGCTCCTCAAGCAGTCCGGCGTCAATCCCATCGTCGTGCACGGCGGCGGGCCGCAGATCGGCGCGATGCTGACGAAGATGGGCATCGAATCGAAGTTCGAGGGGGGCCTGCGCGTCACCGACCAGAAGACGGTCGAGATCGTCGAGATGGTGCTGGCCGGCTCGATCAACAAGGAGATCGTCGCGCTCATCAACCAGACCGGCGAATGGGCGATCGGCCTGTGCGGCAAGGACGGCAACATGGTCTTCGCCGAGAAGGCCAAAAAGACCGTCGTCGACCCGGACAGCAATATCGAGCGCATCCTCGACCTCGGCTTCGTCGGCGAAGTGGTGGAGGTCGACCGCACGCTGATCGACCTGCTTGCGAAATCCGAGATGATCCCGGTCATCGCCCCAGTCGCCCCCGGCCGCGACGGCCATACCTACAACATCAATGCCGATACCTTCGCCGGCGCCATCGCCGGCGCGCTGAACGCGACGCGCCTGCTCTTCCTCACGGACGTGCCGGGCGTGCTCGACAGCAACGGCCAGCTCATCAAGGAGCTTTCCGTCGCCGAGGCCCGCGCGCTCATCAAGGACGGCACGATTTCCGGCGGCATGATTCCGAAGGTCGAGACCTGCATCGAGGCCATCAAGGCGGGCGTGCAGGGCGTCGTCATCCTCAACGGCAAGACCGCCCATTCGGTGCTGCTCGAACTCTTCACCGAGCATGGCGCGGGCACGCTTCTCGTGCCCTGA
- the yihA gene encoding ribosome biogenesis GTP-binding protein YihA/YsxC, with the protein MTETTPPRDKPLFGSPWIFIRGVPAMKFLPPEGPPEIAFAGRSNVGKSSLINALVGHKGLARTSNTPGRTQELNYFVPDGFSGAEDDLPPMALVDMPGYGYAQAPKEQVDAWTKLVFDYLRGRSTLKRVYVLIDSRHGVKKNDDEVFALLDKAAVSYQVVLTKTDKIKDAGVPRLIGETLEKISKHPAAYPEVLATSSEKGSGLDELRAAILGAIDR; encoded by the coding sequence ATGACCGAGACGACGCCACCGCGCGACAAGCCGCTGTTCGGCAGCCCGTGGATCTTCATCCGCGGCGTGCCGGCCATGAAATTCCTGCCGCCCGAGGGACCGCCGGAGATCGCCTTTGCCGGCCGCTCCAATGTGGGGAAGTCGTCGCTGATCAACGCGCTCGTCGGCCACAAGGGGCTGGCGCGCACCTCCAACACGCCCGGCCGCACGCAGGAGCTCAACTATTTCGTGCCGGACGGCTTTTCCGGCGCCGAGGACGACCTGCCGCCGATGGCGCTGGTCGACATGCCCGGCTACGGCTATGCCCAGGCGCCGAAGGAGCAGGTCGACGCCTGGACGAAGCTCGTCTTCGATTACCTGCGCGGGCGCTCGACGCTGAAGCGCGTCTATGTGCTGATCGACAGCCGCCACGGCGTCAAGAAGAACGACGACGAGGTCTTCGCGCTGCTCGACAAGGCGGCGGTCTCCTACCAGGTCGTGCTGACGAAGACCGACAAGATCAAGGATGCCGGCGTGCCGCGGCTCATCGGCGAAACGCTGGAGAAAATCTCCAAGCACCCCGCCGCCTATCCGGAGGTGCTTGCCACGTCATCGGAAAAGGGCAGCGGCCTCGACGAACTGCGCGCCGCGATCCTCGGGGCCATCGACCGCTAG